In Tissierellales bacterium, the DNA window CATCAATTGATGAAGCTTTAAACAATTGCTAGGGAGGTTTGAAAACTGTGACAAACAATTATATGAAATTAGAGTTTATGAATAGGTCTGCAAATGAGGCTTTTGCTAGGGTAGTTGTATCAGCGTTTGCAGCACAATTAGATCCAACTATTGAAGAAATATCTGATATTAAAACTGCAGTTTCAGAAGCTGTTACAAATTCAGTAATTCATGGATATGAAAATGGAGAAGGAATTATAATAGTAGAAAGCTGGATAAAGGGTAATAAAGTTGAAATAGTTGTAAGTGATAATGGAAATGGTATAGAAGATATTGAAAAGGCATTGGAACCTTTTTATACTTCTAAACCTGAATTAGAAAGATCAGGTATGGGTTTTACTGTAATGGAAACATTTATGGACAGTTTAGAGGTTTATAGTGAGTCTGGTAAGGGGACTAAGGTGAAGATGACTAAAACATTTAAAGAATTGCCTGATAGGGAGTAGGTAATATGAAAAATGGGATTGTTAAAAATAAATTATTGTCTCATGAGGAAACTATTGAATTAATTAAAAGAGCTCAAGGTGGAGATATAGATGCTAAAGATATATTAGTAAGTAGGAATATAGGATTAGTAAGAAGTGTCCTGAGGGGTTTTACAAATAGGGGTTATGATGTAGAAGATTTATTTCAAATTGGTTGTATTGGACTATTAAAAG includes these proteins:
- the spoIIAB gene encoding anti-sigma F factor: MTNNYMKLEFMNRSANEAFARVVVSAFAAQLDPTIEEISDIKTAVSEAVTNSVIHGYENGEGIIIVESWIKGNKVEIVVSDNGNGIEDIEKALEPFYTSKPELERSGMGFTVMETFMDSLEVYSESGKGTKVKMTKTFKELPDRE